One stretch of Corynebacterium callunae DSM 20147 DNA includes these proteins:
- the dtd gene encoding D-aminoacyl-tRNA deacylase, with translation MKAVLTRVSSASVTVDGEIVGAIDCPDTGGILALVGVGTADKDDAWETMVRKIAELRILDNELSVSDAGAPVLLVSQFTLMGRTAKGRRPSWSDAAPGEVAAPIIEQIATGLRARGIVVEQGRFGAMMKVSSVNEGPFTVLVEC, from the coding sequence ATGAAAGCAGTATTAACCCGCGTTAGTTCCGCCAGTGTCACCGTAGATGGTGAGATTGTCGGCGCGATTGATTGCCCAGATACCGGCGGTATTCTCGCGCTTGTTGGTGTTGGTACTGCAGATAAAGACGACGCTTGGGAAACGATGGTGCGCAAGATCGCAGAGCTGCGAATTTTAGATAATGAGCTCTCTGTCAGTGATGCAGGTGCACCGGTCTTGTTGGTTAGCCAATTCACGCTTATGGGACGCACCGCCAAAGGCCGCCGACCTTCCTGGTCCGATGCTGCGCCAGGCGAGGTGGCGGCTCCGATTATTGAGCAAATCGCCACCGGGTTGCGCGCCCGCGGCATTGTGGTTGAACAAGGACGCTTCGGAGCGATGATGAAAGTTAGCTCCGTTAACGAAGGTCCTTTTACTGTGCTGGTTGAGTGCTAG
- a CDS encoding DUF3099 domain-containing protein encodes MNQRKHRQSGDTGASENSSSKRFKGIFHRPEVLLITDKKRTPMQDLRHRKRLYNVIQAARIPLLIVAGLSWMVWHLWFLAVILFIISVPLPWVAVVIANGQGEPRDKREKNVYKPALVREQNEQARLEARRAAELKQNNTAALDAPRPFEGLIIDADTNEDS; translated from the coding sequence ATGAACCAGCGGAAACACCGTCAATCCGGGGACACCGGTGCGTCGGAAAATTCCTCTTCCAAACGCTTTAAAGGTATTTTTCATCGCCCCGAAGTGCTGTTAATTACCGATAAAAAGCGCACCCCCATGCAAGATTTACGCCATCGCAAGCGGCTATATAATGTGATTCAGGCTGCGCGTATTCCGCTGCTTATTGTGGCTGGTTTGTCCTGGATGGTGTGGCACCTGTGGTTTTTGGCGGTCATTCTATTTATCATCTCGGTGCCTTTGCCATGGGTTGCTGTGGTGATTGCCAATGGCCAGGGTGAACCCCGGGATAAGCGGGAAAAGAATGTCTATAAACCAGCGCTGGTGCGCGAGCAAAATGAACAAGCTCGTTTAGAGGCTCGTCGCGCCGCGGAATTAAAACAGAATAATACTGCAGCACTTGATGCACCCCGACCTTTTGAAGGTCTCATTATTGATGCCGACACCAACGAGGATTCCTAA
- a CDS encoding DUF3039 domain-containing protein, whose translation MRTTTKTIERPDVREDNATSDDTPKFFHYVKKDQIVESAVSGRMVVALCGETFPVTKQAKPGSPVCPDCERIFKGLRRK comes from the coding sequence GTGAGAACGACAACGAAGACCATTGAACGCCCCGATGTCAGGGAAGATAACGCGACTAGCGATGACACCCCGAAGTTTTTTCACTATGTGAAAAAGGATCAAATCGTGGAATCAGCCGTTAGTGGTCGCATGGTTGTTGCCCTGTGCGGGGAAACATTCCCAGTGACCAAACAAGCCAAGCCCGGTTCACCTGTGTGCCCGGACTGCGAGAGAATTTTTAAGGGTCTGCGTAGGAAGTGA
- a CDS encoding DUF7782 domain-containing protein: MSDRSPLTAAAADLKQTFKRIGFSSTGINNLLGPDYSQALYAGQPAAVRYYLDSQDPSDLNFALRALVLRDRVRVDKLSGLLGAQTLKALVDADLIAIDGDKAQVLFDVRPHLIAGRQQWVFSDADAAMTQHIPGPDHVLGVGAASLSLLQATPTSPTGSVLDLGTGSGIQVLGQAGVAESITATDVHPRALDFAEATLVDSGIEVELLEGSWFEPVAGRSFDRIIANPPFVVGPAEISHVYRDSGMDLDGATKLVVEEACTHLAPGGTAHLLGAWVHSAGQSWQNRVAEWLPDEGFVAWIIERDAVSPAQYVATWLADESLDLRSEEAAARTTAWLKHFDNAAVTGVGFGFIAIQRLAGDEAELKSDILAESMTQYFEDPLGPEVEEYFARNEWLRAQTRSSILSSTFSVRPGVAREDISLSDVEEGMGFKAMTKRLTRTDGPRWSHDIDSHIGAIVAGLHPQGLALEEIIEMYAMSQGVEGEDLHNDVISAIVDLIRHGLVLPADLLER, encoded by the coding sequence ATGAGTGATCGATCCCCTCTCACCGCTGCTGCGGCTGATCTTAAACAAACCTTCAAAAGGATTGGCTTTAGCTCCACCGGTATCAACAACTTGCTGGGCCCTGATTACAGCCAAGCTTTGTACGCCGGTCAGCCGGCGGCGGTGCGCTACTACCTCGACTCCCAGGATCCTTCGGACCTGAACTTCGCCCTACGGGCGTTGGTGTTACGCGACCGGGTGCGCGTCGATAAGCTTTCAGGTTTGTTGGGGGCACAGACCTTAAAGGCGCTTGTCGACGCCGACCTCATCGCAATTGATGGGGACAAGGCGCAAGTGTTGTTTGATGTGCGTCCACATTTAATTGCTGGACGCCAGCAATGGGTATTTTCCGATGCTGATGCGGCTATGACCCAGCACATTCCCGGTCCTGACCACGTTTTGGGAGTGGGAGCGGCAAGTTTGTCTTTGCTGCAGGCCACTCCGACCTCCCCTACTGGCAGTGTGTTGGATCTGGGCACCGGTTCTGGCATTCAGGTGCTTGGTCAGGCTGGGGTCGCCGAATCTATTACTGCTACTGATGTGCACCCTCGCGCACTGGACTTTGCCGAGGCCACCTTAGTGGATTCTGGCATCGAAGTAGAGCTTTTGGAGGGCAGTTGGTTTGAGCCAGTTGCTGGCCGCAGCTTTGACCGTATTATTGCCAATCCTCCTTTTGTAGTAGGTCCGGCGGAGATTTCCCATGTGTACCGCGATTCCGGCATGGATTTAGATGGTGCAACCAAATTGGTTGTCGAGGAAGCTTGTACCCACCTTGCTCCCGGTGGCACCGCTCACCTCTTGGGTGCCTGGGTGCATTCTGCCGGCCAGTCTTGGCAAAACCGCGTGGCTGAGTGGCTGCCTGATGAGGGTTTTGTGGCCTGGATTATTGAACGGGATGCCGTAAGCCCCGCCCAATATGTGGCAACCTGGCTGGCCGATGAATCCTTGGATCTGCGCAGTGAGGAAGCTGCCGCGCGTACTACTGCCTGGCTAAAGCATTTTGATAACGCTGCAGTGACTGGAGTTGGCTTCGGATTTATCGCGATCCAGCGTTTGGCTGGCGACGAGGCAGAGTTGAAATCCGACATTTTGGCTGAGTCTATGACTCAATACTTTGAAGATCCGCTCGGCCCGGAGGTGGAAGAATATTTTGCCCGCAATGAATGGTTGCGTGCGCAGACTCGCTCTTCGATTCTCTCCAGCACCTTTAGTGTGCGCCCCGGTGTAGCCCGCGAAGATATTAGCCTTTCGGACGTGGAGGAAGGTATGGGCTTTAAAGCTATGACCAAGCGCCTAACCCGCACCGATGGGCCACGCTGGAGCCACGATATTGATAGCCACATTGGCGCTATTGTTGCTGGCCTTCATCCGCAGGGATTGGCTTTGGAAGAAATAATTGAGATGTACGCGATGTCTCAAGGCGTGGAGGGTGAAGACCTACACAATGACGTGATTTCCGCGATTGTTGATCTCATCCGCCACGGCCTTGTACTGCCCGCAGATCTCTTGGAGCGCTAA